A window from Nitrospira sp. encodes these proteins:
- a CDS encoding carbamoyltransferase C-terminal domain-containing protein — MLTLGLSNMRDAAAALVQDGRIVAAAEEERFVRIKHVSALPVHAIRYCLKEAGLRLCDLDAVAVPWKYWEVGARARLAFSAMFRSPELFREKGRRSIERLRQEWWELAWMRRKLSEQIDGTPCPPVTFLDHHMCHAASAFLVSPFEQAAVMVVDGASESHSTMVAMAGRQQIQAIRRTPLPHSLGQFYAAMTAFLGFKPDRDEYIVMGLAAYGEPRYAETIRRHILRLVPDGTFTLNTTLLDFHLARVGIFVPGLISLLGAARLPDEEVMQRHRDLAASVQLVLEEVLLALARALRMNTKADQLCLAGGVAYNCVANSRLCREAGFREIYIPPAAGDSGAAMGAALWHTFRRGAMTQRPVMTTAYWGPQFSEMDCQTTLRRAGLQAQRLGDAALCDLVAQELSNGKLVFWFQGRMEWGPRALGNRSLLADPRREDIRALINAKVKQRELFRPFAPSVLAEEADAYFDVPAPSPFMMLTVSVKPSAKGIIPAVVHVDGSARVQTVDRQANPLFHQLLQAFARRTGVPVLLNTSFNVQEPIVCSPEEAVRCFQRTEVDWLVLGNLLVANQAGSRLL, encoded by the coding sequence ATGCTGACTCTGGGGCTTTCCAATATGCGCGATGCGGCAGCCGCCCTCGTCCAAGACGGGCGGATTGTGGCGGCTGCGGAAGAGGAACGGTTCGTTCGCATCAAGCATGTGTCCGCCTTGCCCGTTCATGCGATTCGATACTGCCTGAAAGAAGCCGGACTTCGTCTCTGCGATCTCGACGCGGTGGCGGTGCCGTGGAAGTATTGGGAAGTCGGCGCGCGCGCAAGGTTAGCGTTCAGCGCGATGTTCCGCTCGCCCGAACTGTTTCGAGAGAAGGGCCGGCGGTCGATTGAGCGTCTGCGTCAGGAGTGGTGGGAACTGGCCTGGATGCGACGGAAGCTGAGTGAGCAGATCGACGGGACGCCATGCCCGCCTGTCACGTTCCTCGATCATCACATGTGCCATGCTGCCAGCGCGTTTCTGGTCTCCCCATTTGAACAAGCGGCAGTCATGGTTGTCGACGGAGCCTCTGAGTCGCATTCGACCATGGTGGCGATGGCCGGCCGGCAACAGATTCAAGCGATCAGGCGCACGCCGCTTCCTCATTCCCTCGGCCAATTCTATGCTGCCATGACCGCATTTCTGGGGTTCAAGCCGGACCGCGATGAGTACATCGTGATGGGGCTGGCGGCGTATGGAGAGCCGCGTTATGCCGAGACCATTCGCCGACATATCCTTCGGCTGGTTCCCGACGGAACCTTTACACTGAATACCACGTTGCTGGATTTCCATCTGGCGCGTGTCGGGATCTTTGTTCCCGGGTTGATCTCCTTGCTGGGGGCGGCGCGGCTACCGGACGAGGAGGTGATGCAGCGACATCGCGATCTGGCCGCGAGCGTGCAGCTGGTGTTAGAGGAAGTCTTGCTGGCCTTGGCCCGCGCGCTTCGCATGAACACGAAGGCTGATCAACTCTGCCTCGCGGGCGGAGTGGCCTACAATTGTGTCGCCAATAGTCGACTGTGTCGGGAGGCGGGCTTTCGCGAAATCTATATTCCTCCCGCCGCCGGTGACTCCGGTGCCGCGATGGGTGCCGCGTTGTGGCACACGTTTCGGCGCGGGGCAATGACTCAGCGTCCGGTCATGACGACGGCCTATTGGGGGCCGCAGTTCAGTGAAATGGATTGTCAGACGACATTGCGGCGAGCGGGGTTACAGGCTCAGCGGTTAGGCGATGCGGCGTTGTGCGACCTCGTGGCCCAGGAGCTCTCAAACGGCAAATTAGTCTTCTGGTTCCAGGGGCGGATGGAGTGGGGGCCGCGGGCGTTGGGCAATCGCAGCCTGCTGGCCGATCCGCGCCGGGAGGACATTCGCGCGCTCATCAATGCCAAGGTCAAACAGCGTGAATTATTCCGTCCCTTTGCGCCCTCCGTGCTGGCAGAAGAAGCGGACGCGTATTTCGATGTGCCGGCCCCTTCTCCATTTATGATGTTGACGGTCTCTGTGAAGCCTAGTGCGAAAGGCATTATCCCGGCGGTGGTGCATGTGGACGGGTCGGCGCGAGTTCAAACGGTCGATCGGCAAGCCAATCCCCTCTTTCATCAATTGCTGCAGGCCTTCGCCCGGCGGACCGGGGTCCCGGTTCTCCTCAACACCTCCTTTAATGTGCAGGAGCCGATCGTCTGTTCGCCGGAAGAAGCGGTTCGCTGCTTCCAGCGCACCGAGGTCGATTGGCTGGTATTGGGGAACCTGCTTGTGGCAAATCAGGCCGGTTCCCGCCTGCTATGA
- a CDS encoding glycosyltransferase family 2 protein, with product MASLQGYFHAGREGEDPVTQEEFYRVLDLSIVIPAHNEATRILPHLRSIHDSLSRQDRSYEIIVVDDGSQDDTIKVVRSFAKTDPALRVIPLPTCMGKGGAVRQGMLAARGRLQLFTDADGATAITELDRLEQAIRNGADVAIGSRSLASRQRGFEVNARWHRSILGGCFNAMVRLGGIRGIGDTQCGFKLFERSVARDLFSVSTINGYGFDLELLFIAQQRGYRIAEVPVNWADQPGSKVRLVRDSIAMLREFTIIHRNAARGYYSPLAAPDAVASLSNSSPITE from the coding sequence GTGGCATCACTTCAAGGGTACTTCCACGCAGGACGCGAAGGGGAAGATCCGGTGACGCAGGAAGAATTCTACAGAGTACTGGATCTCTCCATCGTCATCCCAGCCCACAACGAAGCCACGCGTATACTCCCCCATCTACGCTCGATTCACGACTCGCTTTCCCGACAAGACCGCTCCTATGAAATCATCGTCGTTGATGACGGCAGCCAGGACGACACGATCAAAGTCGTCCGTAGCTTTGCCAAAACCGACCCGGCGTTACGGGTGATTCCGCTCCCGACCTGCATGGGAAAAGGCGGGGCCGTCAGGCAGGGCATGCTGGCCGCACGAGGCCGGCTGCAGCTATTCACTGACGCCGACGGGGCCACCGCCATTACGGAACTCGACCGGCTCGAACAAGCCATCAGGAACGGCGCCGACGTGGCCATCGGTTCACGGAGCCTGGCCTCCCGGCAGCGAGGATTCGAAGTGAACGCCCGCTGGCACCGGAGCATCCTGGGCGGCTGCTTCAACGCGATGGTCCGCTTGGGAGGAATTCGTGGAATCGGCGATACGCAATGCGGATTCAAACTATTCGAACGATCAGTCGCTCGCGATCTTTTCTCCGTGTCGACCATCAATGGCTACGGCTTTGACCTTGAACTCTTGTTCATCGCTCAGCAGCGCGGCTATCGGATCGCCGAAGTTCCCGTGAATTGGGCCGATCAACCGGGATCGAAGGTGCGGCTCGTTCGGGATAGCATCGCCATGCTCCGTGAATTCACCATCATTCACCGGAACGCGGCCAGAGGATACTACTCTCCGCTTGCGGCACCAGACGCTGTCGCCTCCCTCAGTAATTCTTCCCCGATCACGGAGTAG
- a CDS encoding Do family serine endopeptidase, with translation MVYRSQQATKFVIGCGLVLAATVAGGLIGAPAALAAGVPPAFTQGFSEIVKKVTPAVVNIAVTGGGGEGGRRRGGLPPGPFGGPPGGGEEPGGGDLPTPPPMPPGPPGGHGRPEQSAGSGVILDPNGYIVTNNHVVEGATQITVTLSDRREFTAKTVGTDPKTDLAVIKIEAKDLPSLKWADYDKLAVGDLVLAVGSPFGLSSTVTLGIISALGRGNVGIADYEDFIQTDAAINPGNSGGALVNMNGELMGINTAIFSRTGGSEGIGFAIPSSIAVDIVDSLQKTGKVVRGWMGVAIQEITPALAKSFKLPEQRKGVLISDVNENGPSAAAGMKRGDVVIAFNGKEVQSVSQLRNLVARTMVGKDAQVKVLRDGKEQTISVKVAERPSDELLAKKDAAPPKEQGETIKLPDNVLASLKIQALDNAIMSQLNIPAKTTGVVVTSVEPGGQAEAAGLQRGDIIQEVNHETVKTVDDFLKAANKIKKDELAVLLVNRQGNSLFVAVNPK, from the coding sequence ATGGTCTATCGGAGTCAGCAGGCGACCAAGTTTGTGATTGGTTGTGGGCTTGTACTTGCGGCCACGGTCGCAGGCGGGTTGATCGGAGCCCCCGCTGCATTGGCGGCAGGCGTTCCTCCGGCATTTACCCAAGGTTTTTCTGAGATCGTCAAGAAAGTGACCCCTGCGGTTGTGAATATCGCCGTGACAGGCGGTGGCGGGGAAGGTGGTCGTCGCCGGGGCGGGCTTCCCCCCGGACCGTTCGGCGGACCTCCTGGTGGTGGTGAAGAGCCGGGTGGAGGAGATCTTCCGACGCCGCCTCCGATGCCGCCGGGCCCTCCAGGGGGGCATGGACGACCTGAGCAGAGTGCCGGGTCGGGGGTCATTCTGGATCCTAATGGCTATATCGTCACGAACAACCACGTGGTCGAAGGTGCGACACAGATTACGGTGACGCTGAGTGATCGGCGGGAGTTCACGGCCAAGACCGTGGGAACCGATCCGAAGACCGATTTGGCGGTGATCAAGATCGAGGCGAAGGACCTGCCTTCACTGAAATGGGCCGACTACGACAAGCTAGCCGTGGGAGATTTGGTGTTGGCCGTCGGCAGTCCGTTCGGGCTGAGTTCTACCGTGACATTGGGCATCATCAGTGCGTTGGGCCGCGGGAACGTGGGCATCGCCGACTACGAAGATTTTATTCAGACCGACGCGGCGATCAATCCGGGTAACTCCGGCGGGGCGCTGGTCAACATGAACGGCGAATTGATGGGTATCAATACCGCCATTTTCTCCCGCACCGGTGGTTCAGAGGGAATCGGGTTTGCCATTCCCAGCAGCATTGCGGTGGATATTGTCGACAGCCTTCAAAAAACCGGCAAAGTCGTCCGCGGCTGGATGGGCGTGGCGATTCAGGAAATTACGCCGGCCTTGGCCAAGTCGTTTAAGTTGCCGGAGCAACGCAAGGGCGTGCTCATCAGCGACGTGAATGAAAATGGACCGTCGGCTGCCGCCGGAATGAAGCGCGGCGACGTGGTCATCGCGTTCAACGGTAAGGAAGTTCAAAGCGTGAGCCAGCTGCGTAATCTGGTGGCGCGGACCATGGTAGGCAAAGATGCCCAAGTGAAAGTCCTGCGCGACGGGAAAGAGCAAACCATCTCCGTGAAGGTCGCTGAACGGCCGTCCGACGAGTTGCTGGCCAAGAAGGATGCGGCTCCACCCAAGGAACAGGGTGAGACGATCAAGTTGCCGGACAATGTGCTGGCGTCGCTCAAGATTCAAGCGTTGGACAATGCGATCATGAGCCAGCTGAACATCCCGGCCAAGACGACGGGCGTGGTCGTCACAAGCGTGGAGCCGGGCGGTCAGGCCGAAGCGGCGGGATTGCAGCGTGGAGACATCATTCAGGAGGTCAATCACGAGACCGTCAAGACCGTGGACGACTTTCTGAAGGCTGCGAACAAGATCAAGAAAGACGAATTGGCCGTGCTGCTGGTGAATCGGCAGGGCAATAGCCTGTTCGTGGCAGTCAATCCAAAGTAG
- the tatC gene encoding twin-arginine translocase subunit TatC, giving the protein MIRRRIVLYDEGAVLNDFNRWLQDSVFKPLEDKKMPVMEHLVELQVRLTRAVIVTAIVFVVTFFYADALVKWLRIPLQNMFVPSTLSWEPTDLPTVPFVFLAPGEALWQNVKVAGLFAVVLATPYILLEFWQFVVPGLHVQERRFVGPFVMLSTLAFLAGVTFSFFFVLPFALNFLISYGVNAGFIPQLSIAQYVGFALWFLLVFGLIFEVPLAITLMAKLGWVDAPFLRRYRKWALLGAFIIAAILTPTPDPFNQCLMALPMYVFYEVGIISAGFFNKKKPAPEEADAADVPPLTPATVPAGAARMSKSGDSEYVGVPSGNPRR; this is encoded by the coding sequence GTGATCCGGCGCCGCATCGTTCTGTACGATGAGGGCGCGGTGCTGAACGATTTCAACCGGTGGTTGCAAGACTCGGTCTTCAAGCCTCTGGAAGACAAAAAAATGCCGGTCATGGAGCACCTGGTGGAGCTCCAGGTCCGGCTCACACGCGCCGTCATCGTGACGGCGATCGTGTTTGTCGTCACGTTTTTCTACGCCGATGCCCTTGTGAAGTGGCTCCGCATCCCCCTCCAGAATATGTTTGTGCCCAGCACGTTGTCCTGGGAGCCGACGGACCTGCCAACGGTCCCGTTTGTCTTTCTGGCTCCCGGTGAAGCCCTCTGGCAGAACGTCAAAGTGGCGGGTTTGTTCGCCGTGGTGCTGGCGACGCCGTATATTCTCTTGGAGTTTTGGCAGTTTGTCGTACCGGGGCTGCACGTGCAGGAGCGTCGTTTTGTCGGCCCCTTCGTCATGTTGAGCACGCTGGCGTTTCTGGCCGGAGTGACCTTCTCATTTTTCTTTGTGCTGCCCTTCGCCTTGAATTTTCTCATTTCATACGGCGTGAATGCCGGCTTTATTCCCCAGTTGTCGATCGCCCAGTATGTCGGTTTCGCCCTGTGGTTTTTGCTCGTCTTCGGGCTGATCTTCGAAGTGCCGCTGGCGATTACGCTGATGGCCAAGCTAGGCTGGGTCGATGCGCCGTTTCTGCGGCGCTATCGAAAATGGGCGCTGCTGGGGGCCTTTATCATTGCCGCCATTCTCACGCCGACGCCCGATCCCTTCAACCAGTGCCTCATGGCGTTGCCCATGTATGTCTTTTATGAAGTCGGCATCATCAGCGCCGGCTTCTTCAATAAGAAGAAACCGGCGCCGGAAGAAGCCGACGCCGCGGATGTGCCGCCGCTGACGCCGGCGACCGTGCCGGCCGGTGCCGCGCGCATGTCGAAGTCCGGCGACAGCGAGTATGTTGGAGTGCCGAGCGGGAATCCCCGTCGATAA
- a CDS encoding Mrp/NBP35 family ATP-binding protein, with the protein MARELNVIQPSASGGSDACTYMWACAICDENESCQKDKEGHSRWLVAKRMERIEYKVLIMSNKGGVGKSTCTTNLAVSLALKGWHVGICDMDIHGPNIPKMVGAEGQKLKISTSGGIIPFQAYNLKIASMSFLLQNPDDPIIWRDAYKYEFINQLLGGVEWQDLNFLFIDLPPGTGNESVTTIDLLGNVSGAVIITTPQEVALLDSRKSVTFCKDSEVPIIGIVENMSGLECPHCHQNIEVFRKGGGEASANDMGVPFLGRIPLDPDVVMQSDAGEPFAMFNSDTATAECYHNIANQIEAFCKKSGSLVKVAPRHAPH; encoded by the coding sequence ATGGCCCGTGAACTGAATGTCATTCAACCGTCCGCATCCGGGGGAAGCGATGCCTGCACCTACATGTGGGCCTGCGCGATTTGTGACGAGAACGAATCTTGTCAGAAGGATAAAGAAGGCCATAGCCGATGGCTCGTCGCCAAGCGGATGGAGCGCATCGAGTACAAAGTGCTGATCATGAGCAACAAGGGCGGTGTGGGGAAGAGTACCTGCACGACCAACCTCGCGGTCAGCCTGGCACTCAAGGGCTGGCACGTGGGCATCTGCGACATGGACATTCATGGGCCGAACATTCCGAAGATGGTCGGGGCAGAAGGACAGAAGCTCAAGATCAGCACCTCAGGCGGCATCATTCCTTTTCAGGCCTATAACCTGAAAATCGCTTCCATGTCGTTCCTGCTCCAGAATCCTGATGACCCCATCATCTGGCGCGACGCGTACAAGTATGAATTCATCAATCAGCTGTTGGGCGGCGTGGAGTGGCAGGATCTGAACTTTCTGTTCATCGATTTGCCGCCGGGGACCGGCAACGAATCGGTCACGACGATCGACCTGCTCGGCAATGTGAGCGGCGCGGTCATTATCACGACACCGCAGGAAGTCGCCCTGTTGGATTCGCGCAAGTCGGTGACGTTCTGCAAAGACAGTGAAGTGCCGATCATCGGTATCGTGGAAAACATGAGCGGTCTGGAGTGTCCGCATTGTCATCAGAATATCGAAGTGTTCAGGAAGGGCGGGGGGGAAGCTTCCGCCAACGACATGGGTGTGCCGTTCCTTGGGCGGATTCCGCTCGATCCCGATGTCGTGATGCAGTCGGATGCGGGCGAGCCGTTTGCGATGTTCAATTCCGATACGGCGACGGCTGAGTGCTATCACAATATCGCCAATCAGATCGAAGCGTTTTGCAAGAAGAGCGGGTCGCTGGTAAAAGTGGCGCCGCGGCACGCGCCACATTGA
- a CDS encoding molybdopterin molybdotransferase MoeA, whose translation MKANDATEGLTRLEEAQRIVLEATPTLGLEKVSILDALGRVLGEDIVAERDNPPWNNSAMDGFAVRWEDIKQEHAIEKTVTLKVIEDVPAGKMPTKSVGPGQAIRIMTGAPIPQGADTVLKVEDTEHTLDSVRVFKPEPRGSNIRPQGEDVKKGECIIAKGTQIRPGDAGMLAILAKSFVFVYQRPRVAILSTGDELADLDERFSEEKIINSNSYGIAAAVQEAGGIPFLLGIARDTPAALKEKISHGLTADVLVLSGGVSMGDYDFTKAVFRELGAEMNFWKLAIRPGQPLAFGKIQGKLAFGLPGNPVSSMVTFEQLVRPAILKMNGHRTYGRPLVHAVIQEKFSKRTDRRHFLRGVLTREDGVFKVRTTGAQGSGILTSMVKANCLIDIPVEVERVNPGDLVTVQLLSGEAWKTQSEETHSIGHKTSCC comes from the coding sequence GTGAAGGCGAACGACGCAACAGAAGGACTCACGCGCCTTGAAGAGGCGCAGCGGATCGTCTTGGAGGCCACTCCGACGCTGGGCCTGGAGAAAGTGTCGATCCTCGACGCGCTGGGACGTGTATTGGGCGAGGATATCGTCGCCGAGCGGGACAATCCGCCGTGGAACAACAGCGCCATGGACGGGTTCGCCGTGCGCTGGGAGGATATCAAACAGGAGCATGCGATCGAAAAGACCGTCACGCTGAAGGTGATTGAAGATGTCCCGGCCGGGAAAATGCCGACGAAGTCCGTCGGTCCCGGGCAGGCGATTCGTATTATGACCGGGGCGCCGATTCCGCAAGGAGCGGATACGGTACTGAAAGTGGAAGATACGGAACACACGCTGGATTCCGTTCGCGTCTTCAAACCTGAACCGCGCGGGTCCAATATCCGGCCGCAAGGCGAAGATGTGAAGAAGGGCGAATGCATCATTGCCAAGGGGACACAGATTCGTCCCGGTGACGCGGGCATGTTGGCGATTCTCGCGAAGTCCTTTGTCTTTGTCTATCAGCGCCCGCGGGTGGCCATTCTGTCGACGGGCGATGAGTTGGCCGATCTGGATGAGCGATTCAGCGAAGAGAAAATCATCAATTCGAACAGCTACGGGATTGCCGCGGCGGTGCAGGAGGCCGGCGGCATTCCTTTCCTGCTCGGGATTGCCCGCGATACTCCGGCGGCGTTGAAGGAGAAGATCTCCCATGGGCTGACGGCGGATGTGTTGGTCCTGTCCGGGGGCGTGTCGATGGGAGACTACGATTTTACCAAAGCCGTATTCCGCGAATTGGGCGCCGAGATGAATTTTTGGAAGCTTGCGATCCGTCCTGGGCAACCCCTGGCCTTCGGCAAGATTCAGGGCAAGTTGGCCTTCGGCCTGCCGGGGAATCCGGTCTCGTCGATGGTGACTTTCGAGCAACTGGTGCGGCCGGCCATCTTGAAGATGAACGGGCACCGGACCTACGGGCGGCCGCTGGTGCATGCAGTCATCCAGGAGAAGTTTTCGAAACGAACGGACCGCCGGCATTTCCTTCGCGGCGTGCTGACGCGGGAAGACGGTGTCTTCAAAGTTCGGACGACCGGTGCGCAAGGGTCGGGAATCTTGACGTCGATGGTGAAGGCGAATTGCTTGATCGATATTCCGGTCGAAGTGGAACGGGTGAATCCTGGCGATCTGGTGACCGTGCAATTATTGAGCGGGGAAGCCTGGAAGACGCAGTCGGAAGAGACTCACAGCATCGGGCATAAGACGTCCTGTTGTTGA
- the mobB gene encoding molybdopterin-guanine dinucleotide biosynthesis protein B, with amino-acid sequence MPVPIVSFVGRSNSGKTTLIERVIPELVRAGYRVATVKHAGHGFDLDTEGKDSWRHKRAGASSVIVMSRGSLAMFADVPEEMKVEEIRDRFLDGSYDLIIAEGWKSEGYLKIVVIREQVGEVPVSPDGLLAVVSDKPIDLPVPVLDLNDVTGVAALIIKHFPRVTHELEP; translated from the coding sequence ATGCCGGTGCCCATCGTGTCATTTGTCGGCCGGTCGAACAGCGGCAAGACCACGCTGATTGAGCGCGTGATTCCCGAGTTGGTGCGGGCGGGCTATCGCGTGGCGACGGTGAAGCATGCCGGCCACGGGTTCGATCTCGATACCGAAGGGAAAGATAGCTGGCGCCATAAACGTGCGGGGGCCAGCAGTGTCATCGTGATGTCCCGCGGCAGTCTGGCGATGTTTGCCGATGTGCCGGAGGAAATGAAGGTTGAGGAAATTCGGGACCGGTTTCTCGATGGCTCCTACGATCTCATTATTGCGGAAGGCTGGAAGAGTGAGGGGTATCTGAAGATCGTCGTCATCCGTGAACAGGTCGGCGAAGTGCCGGTCTCTCCCGACGGGCTGTTGGCGGTGGTATCCGATAAGCCGATCGATCTTCCTGTGCCGGTGCTCGATTTGAACGATGTCACGGGTGTCGCGGCCCTCATCATCAAGCACTTTCCGCGCGTCACGCATGAATTGGAACCGTAA
- a CDS encoding NapC/NirT family cytochrome c codes for MNWNRKATLVLALIVGAFVFGGIAIPLTNHPKFCASCHTITPSYDSWVTSSHKEVTCVACHVRPGLEGWIHDKAWNGTKDSMIHLFGTPTDSHNLQAKVESDVCVGCHRNILRVSEIATRDLPPPVKDVGLVMSHRAHMEAFGVRGQGEGCTTCHSAVVHEKPIKGYPIVIPRGHVSADSQPWYPDHPEGSYLRTRTLSDCFRCHDGKQEYQGKPVSRKCETCHIPEKISAALLFN; via the coding sequence ATGAATTGGAACCGTAAAGCGACGCTGGTTCTGGCCCTGATCGTCGGAGCATTCGTCTTCGGCGGGATCGCAATTCCCCTGACCAATCATCCGAAGTTCTGTGCCAGTTGTCATACCATCACGCCCTCGTATGACAGCTGGGTGACGTCGTCCCATAAAGAGGTGACCTGTGTGGCCTGCCATGTCCGTCCCGGCCTTGAAGGATGGATTCATGACAAAGCATGGAATGGGACGAAGGATTCGATGATTCATCTGTTCGGCACGCCGACCGATTCCCACAATCTTCAGGCGAAGGTGGAGTCGGATGTCTGTGTGGGTTGTCACCGGAACATTCTGAGGGTGTCTGAAATCGCCACGCGGGATCTGCCTCCGCCTGTCAAGGACGTGGGGCTGGTGATGAGTCACCGGGCGCATATGGAGGCCTTTGGTGTGAGGGGGCAGGGCGAGGGGTGCACCACATGCCATTCAGCCGTGGTGCATGAAAAGCCGATCAAGGGCTATCCGATCGTGATTCCTCGTGGCCATGTGTCGGCTGACAGCCAGCCCTGGTATCCCGATCATCCCGAAGGATCGTATCTCCGCACCAGGACGTTGTCCGACTGTTTTCGCTGCCATGACGGCAAGCAGGAGTATCAGGGGAAGCCGGTCAGCCGAAAGTGCGAGACGTGCCATATCCCTGAAAAAATCAGTGCGGCCTTATTGTTCAATTGA
- a CDS encoding ABC transporter ATP-binding protein, with the protein MASPVLEVRNLTKTFGDFTAVNGISFALHPGEILGVLGPNGAGKTTTMHMLLGLITPTSGTISMFGMDLETHREAILQRVNFSSTYMSMPQSLTVEENLWVVARLYGLPDVQRKIDDIVKKLEMGEFRHKVTRKLSSGQMTRLTLAKAFLTEPKILFLDEPTASLDPDIAHKIRALLKDEQRASGLSVLYTSHNMREMEEMSDRIIFLQKGNLVAEGTAAQIVSRFGQTDLEDVFLKLARES; encoded by the coding sequence ATGGCGTCACCCGTTCTTGAAGTCCGTAATCTGACCAAAACGTTCGGCGACTTTACGGCCGTCAACGGCATTTCGTTCGCCCTGCACCCTGGTGAGATCCTCGGAGTCTTAGGGCCGAACGGCGCGGGCAAGACGACGACGATGCACATGCTGCTGGGTCTCATTACACCCACTTCCGGGACGATCTCGATGTTCGGGATGGATCTGGAGACTCATCGGGAGGCGATTCTGCAGCGGGTGAATTTTTCATCCACGTATATGTCGATGCCGCAATCGCTGACGGTCGAAGAAAATCTGTGGGTCGTGGCCCGGCTCTATGGCCTGCCCGATGTCCAGCGAAAGATCGATGACATTGTGAAGAAGTTGGAGATGGGGGAGTTTCGGCACAAGGTCACGCGCAAGCTTTCGTCGGGGCAGATGACCAGGCTCACGTTGGCGAAGGCCTTTTTGACTGAGCCGAAGATCCTCTTCCTGGACGAACCGACAGCCAGCCTGGATCCTGATATCGCGCATAAGATCCGGGCCTTGCTGAAGGATGAACAGCGCGCTTCCGGTTTGAGTGTTCTCTATACCTCGCATAACATGCGGGAGATGGAAGAAATGTCGGATCGCATTATCTTCCTCCAAAAAGGAAATCTTGTGGCAGAGGGTACGGCTGCTCAAATTGTCTCCCGTTTCGGACAGACAGATCTCGAAGATGTGTTTTTGAAGTTAGCCCGAGAATCGTAG
- a CDS encoding ABC transporter permease, producing the protein MKLHRITAIVFRHLYLYRRSLPRIMEIFYWPFLDLVIWGFITLYLARYQTQVPGFVTFFLGALILWDVLFRSQQGITISFLEELWSRNLMNLFASPLKPSEFLAATMIMSIFKVACVSLVMGFCAWLFYDYSILIIGLWLLPFVLNLVVTGWVIGVFTTSLIMRFGQEAEVLAWSMVFLFQPISCVFYPMDVLPAWLKPVAWANPAAHVFEGMRGVLSQTGQPVEHLCWAIGLNLLFLTAMIAWFHRTFAYCRNQGLLVRVGE; encoded by the coding sequence ATGAAGCTCCACCGAATTACTGCCATCGTGTTCCGTCACCTCTACCTCTATCGCCGGAGCTTGCCCCGGATAATGGAGATTTTCTACTGGCCGTTTCTCGATCTCGTCATCTGGGGATTTATTACCCTCTATCTCGCGCGGTATCAGACGCAGGTTCCCGGTTTCGTGACCTTTTTCCTCGGAGCGCTGATCCTCTGGGACGTGCTGTTCCGGTCGCAACAGGGGATCACGATTTCGTTCCTCGAAGAACTCTGGTCCCGCAACCTGATGAATCTGTTCGCGAGTCCGCTGAAGCCGAGTGAGTTTCTTGCTGCGACAATGATCATGAGCATCTTCAAGGTCGCCTGTGTGTCGTTGGTGATGGGGTTCTGCGCCTGGCTGTTTTACGATTACAGTATTTTGATTATCGGACTCTGGCTGCTCCCTTTCGTGCTGAATTTGGTGGTCACCGGATGGGTCATCGGCGTCTTTACCACCTCACTGATCATGCGGTTCGGGCAGGAGGCCGAGGTGTTGGCCTGGAGCATGGTGTTCCTCTTTCAGCCGATCTCCTGTGTGTTCTATCCGATGGATGTTCTACCGGCCTGGCTGAAGCCGGTCGCCTGGGCTAATCCGGCCGCGCATGTCTTTGAAGGAATGCGCGGCGTCCTCAGCCAGACCGGTCAGCCGGTTGAGCATCTTTGCTGGGCGATCGGGCTGAACCTCCTGTTTTTGACGGCCATGATCGCCTGGTTTCACCGGACGTTTGCCTATTGCCGGAACCAGGGTCTGCTGGTTCGGGTCGGGGAGTGA
- a CDS encoding RNA-binding protein: protein MGSKIYVGGLPYAATEQQLSELFAAHGAVESARVITDKFTGQSRGFGFVEMASDSEAQAAITALNGADFGGRTLTVNEARPQEPRTGGGGGGGRGGFGGGGGGRGGNGGGGGGKRDRW, encoded by the coding sequence ATGGGTTCGAAGATCTACGTCGGTGGGTTGCCTTATGCGGCGACCGAACAACAACTCAGTGAACTGTTTGCCGCGCATGGGGCTGTCGAGTCCGCGCGCGTGATCACGGACAAGTTCACCGGCCAGTCACGGGGCTTCGGCTTCGTGGAGATGGCCTCTGATTCAGAAGCTCAAGCGGCTATTACGGCTTTGAACGGCGCCGATTTCGGCGGCCGGACCTTGACCGTCAATGAAGCGCGCCCACAGGAGCCCCGCACGGGCGGCGGCGGTGGTGGCGGACGCGGTGGATTTGGCGGGGGCGGGGGTGGCCGTGGTGGTAACGGCGGTGGTGGCGGCGGTAAGCGCGACCGCTGGTAA